The following proteins are co-located in the Vigna angularis cultivar LongXiaoDou No.4 chromosome 2, ASM1680809v1, whole genome shotgun sequence genome:
- the LOC108318672 gene encoding alpha-L-arabinofuranosidase 1 has translation MTMKIFLIFLSCFTLCCFAKQRSTLHINVTEGAGRKIPDTFFGAFFEEINHAGAGGLWAELVRNRGFEEGGSSVPSNIFPWAMVGDDSTIQISTDRSSCFDRNKVALRMDVLCDGPKSCPPDGVGISNPGFWGMNIEKTHKYKVVFFAKASGVVDLRVSFVGSDNTELASNSITSVGHNVTEWTRMETVLEAKATNHNASLQITTSKKGVLWLDQVSAMPLDTFKGHGFRKDLAQRVAALKPKFFRFPGGCYVEGGYMRNAFRWKDSVGAWEERPGHFGDVWSYWTDDGFGYFEGLQFSEDIGALPVWVFNDGLSLNDEVDTSMIGPFIQEALDGLEFAKGSAKSKWGSLRASMGHPDPFDLRIVAIGNEECAMSKYRRNYLKFYDAIKQAYPDIEIISNCDASQKPLDHPADFYDFHIYTNANDMFSKHTKFDDAPRYGPKAFVSEYAVWQSDAGNGTLLAAVAEAAFLIGLEKNSDVVHMVSYAPLFVNKNDRRWTPDAIVFDSHQSYGTPSYWIQHLFSTSSGATLLDSTLESTSDYIVASAIEYRNPSEKKMYLRIKVVNFDSDPHRFRFSISGVDSKVKAYGATRTVITGPNVKEENSFSEPNRIVPQHSSLKNASSDMTLMLPPYSLTSLDLFI, from the exons ATGACTATGAAgatctttcttattttcttgaGCTGCTTCACACTATGCTGTTTTGCAAAGCAAAGGTCAACTTTGCACATAAATGTCACGGAAGGAGCTGGGAGAAAAATTCCAGATACCTTCTTCGGAGCATTTTTTGAGGAAATAAACCATGCAGGAGCTGGGGGATTGTGGGCCGAGCTTGTTCGAAACCGAGGTTTCGAAGAAGGAGGCTCAAGTGTTCCCTCAAATATATTTCCATGGGCAATGGTGGGAGATGATTCAACCATACAGATCTCAACCGATCGTAGCTCTTGCTTCGATCGAAACAAAGTTGCATTGCGTATGGATGTTCTCTGTGATGGACCCAAATCTTGCCCACCTGATGGTGTTGGCATCTCCAATCCTGGTTTCTGGGGCATG AATATTGAGAAAACACACAAGTATAAAGTAGTGTTCTTTGCCAAAGCAAGTGGTGTGGTTGATCTTCGCGTCTCGTTTGTTGGATCCGATAATACTGAGTTGGCATCAAACAGCATTACGTCTGTAGGTCACAATGTTACAGAGTGGACGAGGATGGAGACCGTACTGGAAGCGAAGGCCACTAACCACAATGCAAGTCTCCAAATAACGACAAGCAAGAAAGGAGTTTTATGGTTAGATCAAGTTTCAGCTATGCCACTAGACACGTTCAAG GGTCATGGATTCCGAAAGGACCTTGCTCAGAGGGTGGCCGCTTTGAAGCCCAAATTTTTCAGATTCCCTG GTGGATGTTACGTTGAAGGAGGTTATATGAGAAACGCATTCAGATGGAAAGACAGCGTGGGAGCATGGGAGGAGAGACCTGGTCACTTCGGAGACGTTTGGAGTTATTGGACCGACGATGGTTTTGGCTATTTTGAGGGCCTCCAA TTTTCAGAGGATATCGGTGCCTTGCCTGTCTGGGTTTTTAACGATG GTCTCAGCCTCAATGACGAAGTGGATACCTCTATGATCGGACCTTTTATTCAA GAAGCTCTGGATGGACTTGAGTTTGCAAAGGGTTCGGCAAAGTCAAAATGGGGATCTCTAAGAGCTTCCATGGGACATCCCGACCCATTCGATCTCAGAATCGTTGCCATTGGAAACGAAGAGTGCGCCATGTCTAAGTATCGAAGAAACTACCTCAAATTTTATGACGCCATCAAGCAAGCTTATCCAGATATTGAGATTATCTCTAACTGCGATGCTTCTCAAAAACCCTTGGATCATCCAGCTGATTTCTACGATTTTCAT ATTTATACAAATGCCAACGACATGTTTTCGAAGCATACGAAATTCGATGACGCACCACGATACGGTCCAAAG GCGTTTGTGAGTGAGTATGCCGTTTGGCAATCGGACGCCGGTAATGGAACTCTTCTTGCTGCCGTGGCTGAAGCTGCATTCCTTATTGGATTGGAAAAGAATAG TGACGTCGTCCACATGGTTAGCTATGCACCGCTTTTCGTAAACAAAAACGACAGAAG GTGGACACCCGATGCAATTGTATTTGACTCTCACCAGAGCTATGGAACTCCCAGCTATTGGATTCAACATCTTTTTAGCACTTCAAGTGGAGCCACTTTGCTAGATTCAACTCTTGAAAGCACTTCCGATTACATAGTTGCATCAGCAATCGAATACAGAAATCCTTCAGAGAAGAAAATGTATTTGAGAATAAAGGTTGTAAACTTTGACAGTGATCCCCACAGGTTTAGGTTTTCTATCAGTGGAGTCGATTCGAAGGTTAAAGCATATGGAGCAACGAGAACAGTGATCACAGGGCCTAACGTCAAAGAAGAAAATTCTTTTTCTGAACCTAACAGGATTGTCCCACAACACAGTTCTCTGAAGAATGCTTCTTCAGACATGACTCTCATGCTTCCTCCTTACTCCCTTACTTCCTTGGATCTCTTCATATAG
- the LOC108328844 gene encoding calmodulin-7, with protein sequence MADQLTDDQISEFKEAFSLFDKDGDGCITTKELGTVMRSLGQNPTEAELQDMINEVDADGNGTIDFPEFLNLMARKMKDTDSEEELKEAFRVFDKDQNGFISAAELRHVMTNLGEKLTDEEVDEMIREADVDGDGQINYEEFVKVMMAK encoded by the exons ATGGCAGATCAACTCACCGATGATCAGATCTCCGAGTTCAAGGAAGCCTTCAGCTTGTTCGATAAGGATGGCGATG GTTGCATCACAACAAAGGAGCTTGGAACTGTCATGCGTTCTTTGGGTCAGAATCCCACTGAGGCAGAGCTCCAAGACATGATCAACGAAGTAGATGCTGATGGCAATGGCACCATTGACTTCCCTGAGTTCTTGAATCTCATGGCCAGAAAGATGAAGGACACTGACTCTGAAGAGGAGCTGAAAGAGGCGTTCCGAGTGTTCGACAAGGACCAGAATGGGTTCATTTCTGCTGCTGAGCTCCGCCACGTGATGACCAACCTTGGGGAGAAGCTCACTGACGAAGAGGTTGATGAGATGATTCGAGAGGCTGACGTTGATGGTGATGGCCAAATAAATTATGAGGAGTTTGTTAAGGTCATGATGGCCAAGTGA
- the LOC108328840 gene encoding uncharacterized oxidoreductase At4g09670, translated as MVDTTKTVRFGILGCAEIPRKVARAIDLAPNATLCTLASRSKEKAEKFAAENGFSASVKIYGSYDRLLEDPSVDVVYVPLLISLHVRWVFMVAGRKKHVLVEKPATLDVAELDQILAAVESNDVQFMDGIMWLHHPRTAHIQQLCFVPSSTKRIGPIHSIHSTTTMPATPEFLESNIRVKPELDGLGVLGDLAWYCIGASLWAKGYQLPITVTALPDVKRNSAGVILSRTGHSSINYTVTTVNHTIVYLKILNLF; from the exons ATGGTTGATACCACTAAAACGGTGCGTTTCGGCATCTTAGGCTGCGCCGAAATCCCTCGGAAAGTGGCTCGAGCCATTGACCTCGCCCCCAACGCCACTCTCTGCACCCTGGCGAGCCGTTCCAAGGAGAAGGCGGAGAAGTTTGCCGCCGAGAACGGGTTTTCGGCAAGCGTGAAGATTTACGGAAGCTATGATCGGCTGTTGGAGGATCCAAGCGTGGATGTCGTGTACGTACCTCTCCTCATAAGTCTGCACGTGCGGTGGGTGTTTATGGTTGCCGGTAGAAAGAAACACGTGCTGGTGGAGAAACCCGCGACTCTTGACGTGGCAGAGCTTGACCAGATCCTGGCAGCGGTCGAATCTAACGACGTGCAGTTCATGGATGGGATCATGTGGTTGCATCACCCTAGAACTGCCCACATTCAACAGTTGTGCTTTGTTCCAAGCTCTACTAAAAGGATTGGACCAATTCATTCT ATCCACAGTACAACAACAATGCCAGCAACACCTGAATTTCTAGAGAGTAATATTAGGGTAAAGCCGGAGTTGGATGGTCTTGGTGTACTTGGTGACTTGGCCTGGTACTGCATTGGTGCTTCCTTGTGGGCAAAGGGCTACCAATTACCAATCACTGTCACTGCTCTTCCTGATGTCAAAAGAAACAGTGCAGGAGTTATCTTGTCTAGGACTGGGCATAGTTCAATAAACTATACTGTAACTACAGTTAACCATACTATAGTATacttaaaaatactaaatttgttttaa